One window of the Enterobacter huaxiensis genome contains the following:
- a CDS encoding AroM family protein, with the protein MKATLAILTIGVVPVSEVLPLLTEHVSEQQITHLSLLGKMSRDEVMEDYAIDEGEDALPTLLSDGKLANVSRQKIERALQGVIEVLDNQGYDVILLMSTAPIKGLVARNSILLEPMRIIPPLVASIVDGHQVGVIVPIEELLDNQTVKWSVLERIPLYALANPFWDSEAKLIAAGQELLDRGADVLMLDCLGFHQRHRDLLQKALDVPVLLSNVLMARLASELLV; encoded by the coding sequence ATGAAGGCGACGTTGGCGATCCTCACCATTGGTGTGGTCCCTGTAAGCGAAGTATTACCGCTCCTGACGGAGCATGTCTCAGAACAACAGATCACGCATCTTAGCCTGCTGGGTAAGATGAGTCGGGACGAGGTCATGGAAGACTACGCTATAGACGAGGGGGAGGATGCTCTACCGACGTTATTAAGTGACGGTAAACTGGCAAATGTGTCACGGCAAAAAATCGAGCGCGCGCTGCAGGGGGTGATAGAAGTGCTCGACAATCAAGGCTATGACGTGATTTTACTGATGAGCACCGCACCGATTAAAGGACTGGTTGCGCGCAATTCGATCTTGCTGGAGCCGATGCGGATTATTCCGCCGCTGGTGGCCTCGATCGTTGATGGTCATCAGGTGGGGGTTATTGTCCCCATTGAGGAGCTTCTGGATAACCAGACGGTGAAGTGGAGCGTGCTTGAACGAATACCGCTGTATGCGTTGGCCAATCCCTTCTGGGACAGCGAAGCCAAGCTTATTGCGGCCGGGCAGGAGCTGCTCGACAGAGGGGCGGATGTCCTGATGCTGGACTGCCTGGGGTTCCATCAGCGGCATCGCGATTTACTGCAAAAGGCGCTTGATGTCCCCGTGCTGCTGTCGAACGTTCTGATGGCCCGTCTGGCGTCGGAATTACTGGTGTAA